The genomic stretch GCGCTAGAAAAAACAGTCAACACCAAATCTATTGAAACGGCACTTCCGTACTTCATTGTTGCTGCTGTTGCTTCTACAAATGTTATTCTCAATTTTAGCTTGCCATATTTGTTATATACGGCATTAACGCTGATAGGATTGTACATTAGTGTCTTAATTATCAGAGAAGATTTAGGCATAAAAAGTAAAGCTGTTGCTAAAGTTTGTGGCGCAATTTCAAAAAATAGTACGTGTGGCGATGTCATTACTACAAAAGGAAATAAACTATTTGGAATCATCTCACTAAGTGATGCTTCTTTTGTGTTTTTTGCTGGATTATTTTTGATTTTATCCTCTATCGGATTTCATCAAAGTACATTATTAGGTTTATCGCTCGCAGGAATTCCGATTGTTTTATACGCAATTTATCGTCAAGGTGTTGTTTTAAAACAATGGTGCGCATTGTGTTTGTTAATTGCAGGAATTTTAGTATTGCAAACAGCACTTTTAGCAAGTACGTTTTCGTATAATTGGGTTGTAAGCTCATCTTATATTGCTAAAGCCGTTGGACTTTTCTTATTAGTTTATATTGCTTGGCTCTATTGCAAATCATATTGGGAAAGTCATGAAAAATTGGCGACTACTGAAACAAACTTCTTAAAATTCAAGCGGAATCCAGAATTGTTTAAAACGATGTTGCAAGAGAAAAGTGTATTAAATACGAACGTGATTCCTCAGCAATCGAGTATCGTATTTGGAAACCCAAATGGTAGCATAAAACTTCAAGGTGTTACAAATCCGTTGTGTGGTTTTTGTACGGCTGCTTTTGAATCGTATGATAAATTATTGAATACGTACGGAGATGATATTCGACTAGAATTTATTTTTAATGTGCCAGATGATGCCAAAAATAAAAGTACACAGATTGTTTCAAGATTGGTTGATTTGTATTTAGATGATCCAAAAAAATCGTATACCGCTTTAAAGGAATGGTTTTCCAATAGAGATATTGACAAATGGCACAAAAACTTTGGACATTCTGAAAACACAGAAGTTTCAAAAGTGTTAGAAACGCATAGAGAATGGTGTAATATCAACGATGTACATTATACACCTGCAAGTATTTTGAATGATAATTTCTTTCCACAAACCTACGAGATTAAAGATTTACCGTTGTTTATTCAGGATATAATTTTGGAGTCGCAACAAGGTTCGGAAGAAACTATGTAGTTTTTTGCTAATCAAAATAGCTTCAAGTTTTGTCAAGATAAAATATTTCTTTGTCTTGATGTTTTTATAATGTTACCTAGATAGTTTTTAACTACTGAAGGAGCGGCTACTATTAGCACTAATTTTTATAAAGCTTAATCTTTAATTTAAAGGATATAGTTTTAATCAATTCTGAATATTCAACATCGTTTTTAAACATAGATGTTATTGCTTTTTCTATTTCAGATGCTTCTATATCTACAAAATCATGTGCAGAACATAACTTGCGAATTACTGAACGTATTTTTGGTAAAACGAGTCTTTCATTAAAATTAGGCCCAACTTCTACATGTAATTTTCTTATTGCTTTTGAGTTTAAATTGTACCGATAATTTACTTTACAAGCAATCTGTTTTTTATCTTTGGTTAGTGCTTGAATGTTTTCTTTAACATATACATCTTCAAGCGAATAGATAAAAAGTGAAGCACTACGCGGAATATTGTGTTTTCCTGAATTTAAAACAGTCATCTTCCCTGCAGAATCGTCAAAATAAATTCCAATTTCAAATGGTTTTACAAGAATTTCTTCTTCTGATATCAGTTTACATGAAAAAAATGATACCATTAGAAATATTGATATAACTGAAAATATTCTTTGCTTGTTCATTGGTTAAGTTGGTGTTAGAGTAACTTATTAAATAAAAATACACTATCTAAAACTCCATTGTTTATACGTTGTAGAAGCTTCTAATTTATTTTCTTTAGAATCGTCTAATGCTGGAAAAAAGTCGATTCCTGTACGTTTTTCAATTTCGTCTACGGAAACTACAAACTCATATAAAGGTTTGTTAGATTCTTTATGCGGCATTAAGAAAGCGATCATTTTAGTTTGTCCGCCAGAATTATCTAAGAGTATTTTATAGAAATAATTTGGGACAGCGACATCTTCGCTTCCGATAGTGTGTAAATTGTTTTCTAAAATTCCACCTGTGACAACATAAACTCCATTGTATTTTTTTGCCCAATAGCGAACTTTTTGTTCCAAACGATTCCAAACGCCTGCATTAAATTCGTGTTCTTGCGGAGAAATATTACTGGTTAAAAATGTTTCTGTAAATGCTGATTTGCTATATTTCCGATCTGCTGCAGGACACAAATGTCCACGGTCGTAGCCAGATTTTTTATAGTTTCGCCAATGCGCAGATTCGGTTGTTACTGCATTATCTTGTTCAAAATACGGACGTTTGAAATCTGTATATACAATTTGATTCTTTTTCAACTCATATGCAACCCATTCTGCTTGCTCAAAAGCTTCATCATAAGACAACGAATATCCTTCATGATGTACAATTTGTCCCGTTGTAGAACTTGGTAAGTAATAATTATTTGTTAGCTTTTTCGGGGCACTATCAGTCGTTTGACTTTTTGTTCCGTGAATTTCAACATTCGGATTGTATGTGTTTTCTTTTTGATTTTCTCCGTATTTCTCGTAGACAATAAAAGCTGCGCCAATTAACAGAACTAATAGAGGATATATTTTGTTTCTTTTCAAAATGGTTATTTTAAATTATAAATGTTGGATTACTTTTAGTCGCTTTGCTTCTTTATTGTTGATTTGTTCATCTCGATGTTATTCACAGTTACAATTTCAACTTTTCACTTTTAGTTTTTCACTTTCAACTGATTAGTTGATTTGTCGTTTTGTTCATCTCAATGTTATTCGCAGTTACAACTTCATCATTCAGTATTTCTTATTCGATATTCGGTGTTTGTTATTCGATTTTTGTTGATTTGTTTGTTCGTGGTTTTGTTAATTTGTTCATCTCGATGTTATTCGTAGTTACAATTTCAACTTTTCACTTTTAGTTTTTCACTTTCAACTTATTCGTTGTTTGTTATTTGTGATTTGTCGTTTTGTCGTTTTGTTCATCTCGATGTTATTCGCAGTTACAATTTCAACTTTTCACTTTTAGTTTTTCACTTTCAACTTATTCGGTATTCGTTGTTTCGTGTTCCAAAACCAATTTTCAAATCAACACATCTTCAAATCATCAAATTAATTTTTCACATCTAGCGCATCACGCAACGCATTTCCAATCAACATAAACGCCATTACTAAACTCATAATTGCAATTCCTGGAATAATCGCTAAATACGGTTTTCCTAAAATGATATAACTATAATGATCTTTTATCATTGCGCCCCAACTTGGCATTGGCGGCTGTGCTCCTATTCCTAAGAAACTTAAACCGCTTTCTATTAAAATTGCTGCTGCAAAATTCGCTGCCGAAATTACAATTACTGGCGCCATAATGTTTGGCAATATATGTTTGATGATGATTCTAAAATCGTGATAACCCAAAGCGCGCGCCGCGGTTACGTATTGCATTCGCTTCACGCTTAATACTTGTCCGCGTACAATTCTGGCGACCTCAACCCACATCGTTAATCCGACAGCGATAAAGACTTGCCAAAAACCTTTTCCTAGCGCAAGCGTAATGGCAATGACGAGTAATAATGTCGGAATTGACCAAGTTACGTTTATAATCCACATGATAATTGCGTCAATTCGTCCTTCAAAATATCCTGCCAATGCGCCTAACGAGATTCCTATTAATAGTGAAATAAAAACGGCTACAAAACCTATGGTAAACGAAATCCGCATTCCGATAAGCATTCTACTAAGTACGTCTCTTCCGTATTTATCGGTTCCTAAACGAAATGTTTTTTGTTGAATGTATTGTGTTGGGATTTCGCTTGCTTGCGTCAATGTTGGAAAAGAAGTTAGTGGAATTTCTTTTTCAATTCCTGCAACTACTACATCTGAATATTCTGTGATAAATAAAGCGTTGTTTGCTATTTTATAGTTTGCTATTGGAATTTCAGTCGCCGTGTTTTCTTTCCCAAAAAACAGCGAACTTACAAAGCTTTCTTCCTCTTTGTCTGTGGAAGGAATTGTTAGCATTTGCACCGAAAAACCAGGTCTTTTGGAATGAATAGACAAGTGCATTTGGTTTGCATTCTTAGTATCATCTGGTGTAAAGAGATACGCGAAAATTACGATGAACGCACAGATTGCAATAAAGCAAAAACTCAAAACGCCCCAAAAATTCTTCTTGAATTTTTGGAGCGCTAATTGTGTTAGTGAATTTGAGTTTTTACTCATTAAAGTCTTTTAGATTATCCTTTTACAATCGTTCTTTTCTTCTTTTTGATGTTGTTGATTTGAATATCTCCTAATACGTTGATTGCTTCTTCTACGTACACATCTTTCGATAACTCTTCATGCCAAGCTTCTCTTTTGTCTTTTAAAGTAGAATCTTTTTTCATGAGCAATTCTTCATACGGCAATGATGTAAACGTCAATTGCGTATTGTAATCAGAAAGTGCTTTGAATCGTTTTGCATATTCTTCATCTTCATCAGCTTTTTTCTTGTATACTGCATAGTTTAATGGATATTCATTCTCATCACGACGTTTTTTAATCCACTTTGCATTTTCTTCAATTAACTTTAATTGTGCATTGTCTGCCATACGTTCTTTACTTCTACTAATCGTCTTTTCATAGTCGATATAACCGTCCCAAATTTCGTATTCTGCTGGCTCAATTTGATCCCAAGGTAATGGATTTTCCTGATCTTTTTCTCCTATGTCAATAAAACTATATTTATCAACGACAACGACATCACTTTTTACACCTTCTAATTGTGTTGATCCACCATTGATTCTATAAAATTTTTGCGTTGTCATTTTTAAAGCTCCAACATTTCCGTCGCCGCCTCTTACAAATCTGTTTAAGTCTACAATGTTTTGAACCGTTCCTTTCCCGTAGGTTTGTTTACTTCCAATAACAACAGCTCTTTTGTAATCTTGTAATGCTGCTGCTAATATTTCAGAAGCTGAAGCAGATAATTCATTTACTAAAATTACTAATGGTCCGTCCCATTGAATGCGACTGTCTTCATCGTTTAATACTTCTTTTCCATCTGTAGAGCTTTTTACTTGTACAACAGGTCCATCTTTGATAAAGAATCCAGCCATATCAACTACGGTTTTTAACGATCCGCCGCCATTATTTCTTAGGTCTATTACTAAACCTTCCATTCCTTGTTCTTTTAGACGCTCAATTTCTTTTTTTACGTCGCTTGCAGCATTTCTTTTGTTGTAATCTTCAAAGTTTACATAGAATTTTGGCAAGTTAATCACACCAAATGTGCGATCTCCTTTTTTCACAACCGCAGATTTTGCATAGGTTTCTTCAATTTCTACTAAGTCTCTTTTAATAGTAATTACTTCAATAGAACCGTCTACTTTTTTAACTGTTAAACTCACCAATGTTCCTTTTGGTCCTTTGATTAGTTTTACAGCATCATCCAATCGCATTCCTACAATATCAACTGATTCTTCGCCGTCTTGAGCTACTTTTAATATAACATCGCCAGCTTCTAGTTTTTTACTTCTCCACGCTGGTCCACCAGAAATGACTTCAAATATTTTTGCGCCTTCTGTACGTTTTTGCAAACGCGCTCCAATTCCTTCTAACGTTCCAGACATGCTCATGTCAAAACGATCTTTGTCTTGTGGTGCTAAGTATGAGGTATGCGGATCAAATTCTTCTACAATAGTGTTTATATAGATACTGAACCAATCTTTACGTTCTAAATCATCCATTAAATCATAAAACTCAACATATGTTTTTCCCGTAGATTCGCGCGCTTCTTTTTCCAACGTTACATCGTCTTTGAGTACGTGTGAAGCATCTTCTTTCTTCTTGTTCTTATCAACTTCAAGTTTGATGTCGTAGTTAGCCAATGTAGAAAATTTTAATTCTTTTCTCCAACGTTCTTTTAATTCGGCAACATCTTTCGCAAACGCTAACTTTTTATAATCTCTACTAATAGTTTCATCTTCGGTAAAGTCAAACGGTTTTGTGAGAAGTTCTTTTTGATACGTTTTAGATTCTTCCATACGTTCTAGCAAGCGCTTGTGTACAGTACTAAAAAACTGCACACCTGGTTCTTTAATTTCGTCGTCAATCTTATCTTTATATTGACTAAATTCTTCCAAATCGGCTGCTAAAAAGTAACGTCGCATCGGATCAACAGCGTTGATGAAGTCATTGTATACATTTTCAGAAAACTCATCATTGATTTCTTGTGGTTCAAAGTGCCATCTTCCTAATACATAAGAAATGAGGTCAACCAACGTTTTATCTTGTTCTGGATCATCAAATGATTTTTTTGCAAAGCCGCAAGACACCATTGCAAAGACTAATAGTGCCACTAAGTATATTTTATTCCTTTTCATAAAAGCTTGGATTTTCACACATTTTGTTTTTTCATTCACATAAATCAGCATTGTACTGATTCTCAATTTGAATACCATAACAGTATTCATGCCAACTATTTTAATTTTCTACTAAAATAAAGAAAAAACCATGCCATTTTTTAACATTGTTATTAATTTTTTGTTAAAGATGAAATGCTGTGTGTGTAAACGTTAAATTATGTACTTTAGCAACTCAAAATGAAGCACTTTTTTTATGAAAGATAGACCGTTAATTTTAGTTACCAACGACGATGGTATTACCGCGCCAGGATTACGCGCACTGATTGAAGTAATGAACGAATTGGGCGATGTTTTTGTAGTAGCTCCTGATAGTCCACAGAGTGGAACAGGACATGCAATTACGTCAAATGCTACTATTTATTGTACCGCAATTACAATTGATGAAGGCGACCAGATTGAATATTCTAGTTCTGGAACACCTGTTGATTGCGTAAAACTTGCCGTAAACGAAATTTTGAATCGTAAACCAGATATTTGTGTTTCTGGAATTAATCACGGTTCTAATTCTTCTATTAATGTAATTTATTCTGGAACCATGAGTGCTGCTGTTGAAGCTGGTATTGAGGGAATTCCTGCAATTGGATTTTCATTGTTAGATTATGATTGGGAAGCAAATTTTGAAGCTACAAAAAAGTATGTGAAGAAAATTACGCAAAAAGTACTTGACCACGGTTTACCAGAAGGTGTTGTACTAAACGTAAACTTTCCAAAATTGAAAGAAAAAGATATTAAAGGAATTCGTATTTGCAGACAGGCAAAAGCGTATTGGGAAGAAGATTTTGATAAACGTACCAATCCGAACGGAAAACAATATTATTGGCTTTCTGGAAAATTTGTAAATAAGGATAAAGGACAAGATACGGACGAATGGGCATTGGCAAACGGATATGTTTCGTTGGTTCCAGTAATGTTCGATTTGACGGCGCATCACGCCATTCAAAAACTTAATAGTTTAGGATTTAATGAAAAATAAAGAGATTATTTTTGGTGCTATTGTTGGACTACTTACAACCGTTTTGGGGACTTTTTTGTACTTATCATATGTGGCATATCAAGGAAATGCTAGTATTGGTGCTGTTTGGGATTCAATTGTTCAACGTGAACAAATTAGTACCGTAATTGTGTATGGCGCAGCACTAAATTTTGTTGCGTTTTTTGGATTTTTAAAGTTTAATAAAGAAGCAAGCGCAAAAGGTGTATTGATTATCACAATTTTTACAGCCGTATTTGTGTTTGCGCATAAATTATTAGCCTAATTAAGATGAAGTATTACATTATTGCAGGAGAAGCTTCGGGAGATTTGCATGGTTCTAATTTAATGAAAGCCATTGCAAAACAAGATTCCAATGCCGATTTCAGGTTTTGGGGCGGAGATTTGATGCAAGAAGTTGGTGGTATTTTAGTCAAACACTATAAAGAACGTGCTATTATGGGATTCATTGAAGTTATAATGAATCTCCGGAAAGTTTTAGGCATGATTTCTTTTTGCAAGAAAGATATTAAACAATATCAACCAGCTGTTGTCATTTTTATTGATAACTCTGGTTTTAACCTTCGTATTGCAAAATGGGCAAAAACAGAAGGCTTCAAAACCAACTATTATATATCTCCACAAGTTTGGGCAAGTAGAGCTAGCAGAGTAGAAAGTATTAAGAGAGATGTTGACGAGATGTTCGTTATTCTTCCTTTTGAAAAAGAATTCTACAAAAAATATGATTATGATGTTCATTTTGTTGGTCATCCATTGTTAGATGCTATTGCAGATAGAAAACCTTCTGATCCAAAGAAATTTAAAGCAGCTTTTGGTTTGGATGAACGTCCAATTATCGCCTTACTTCCAGGTAGTAGAAAGCAAGAAATTACCAAAATGCTTTCCGTGATGCTTTCCGTTGTAGAAGATTTCTCAAAATATCAGTTTGTAATTGCTGGCGCACCAAGTCAAGAGCAATCATTTTACGAAACGTTTACTAAAAAATCGGCGGTTCATTTTGTGAGCAATCGTACGTATGACTTGTTGTCCGTTTCGCATGCTGCCTTAGTTACTTCTGGAACTGCAACTTTAGAAACTGCATTGTATAAAGTACCGCAAGTAGTTTGTTATAAAGGAAGTGCGATTTCGTATCAAATTATAAAACGAATCATTACGTTAAAGTATATTTCGTTAGTGAATTTGATTTTAGATAAAGAAGTCGTTACTGAGTTGATTCAATCAGATTTCAATACAAAAAGATTGACCTCAGAACTCCATAAGATTCTGGATGAAGCAACCAGAGTCAAGTTATTCACAGATTATTTTGCCTTAGAGCAAAAGTTAGGCGGAAAAGGCGCGAGTGAGAATGTTGCGAAGTTGATTTGTAAAGCTATTATGTAATTGACTTTTTATAACACTTTTTGAACTATTTTAAAACAGTTAATTTAATAACTTCAGTTTTCAGTTTTTTATTTTCTTTCTCTTTGTTCGCACAAAGAATACTGAATCAAGTTCAGCACAGGCGTCAACAAAAGAAAGTGCGTTTTTCCAGAGGTGTTTCTAGTTTTTTCTCTGAAAAACTAGAACCGCATTCATTTTTCTAAATTTTTTCCAAGGCTTCAAAAATTCTTAACGAAAAAAGAATCCTACACTGCGGAAAAAGAATCCATTTCGTATTATTTTAAAACTTTGGTCAATTTAAGAAACTTCTTTTATTCAGGGTTTATAAGATTTTGCTATTTTAGCTGAAAACATAGTACATGATTCGCAAATTTCTGCTACTTCTCCTTTCCGTTTTTATAGTTTCTTGTGGCTCTTCTAAGAAAACATCTTCTAAAAGAACCGTTTATAAAAAGACAACTAGCGCAAAAACGACTTCACGAAAAGACACGAAAAAAACTTTTGATAAGGCAAATGCGATTGTGAAAACTGCCAAAGCTTATAAAGGAACGCGCTATAAATATGGAGGAACTACCAAAAAAGGAATGGATTGTTCCGGATTGACCTACGTTGCTTTTAAAGCAAATCAAGTACAATTGCCAAGAGTTTCGTATCAGCAAGCAACACGCGGAAAACGTATTAAATTGAGCGCTGTAAAAAAAGGCGATTTGTTATTTTTTAAAACCAATAAGAATAGAAAACGTATTAATCATGTTGGTTTGGTTGTAGCACATAAACGCGGAATTATTACGTTTATTCACTCCACCACTTCTAGAGGTGTTTTGATTTCTTCTTTGGACGAACGCTATTGGAAAAATGCTTTTACTGAAGCGCGGAGAGTTCTTTAGACTGTTTTTTGTTGTTGATTCGTGGATTTGTTTATTTGTTTTTAGCTTGGTTGTGTTAGCTGGTTTGTCTGCAATGTTGATTTGTTAATTCGTCTTTTTGTGGATTTGCTTGCATTAAGCATTATTGAAATCAAAATACATTTTGATTGAAAATACCTAGCGAAGCTATCGAAATGTTGATTTATTTTTCACTTCCAACTCTCAACTCTCAACTCTCAACTTTTCACTTTTCACTTTTCACTTTTCACTTTTCACTTTTCACTTTTCACTTTTTTAACAACGCTTATGAAGTAAATACTACGCTTATAAAATTGCATCCTTTTTACAGAGTTTTTTGACTACTTTCATTTTGTTTTAAATAATTCTAGACAATGAAGTGGCTCGATTTTACCATTACAAAATTAACGATTTCCATAATCATCGGGATTTTGATTGGGTATTACTTTGAAATTTCTTGGGCCACTAGTTGTCTTATTTTTGGTGGATTTTTTATAATGCTGACTATTTTCTTTTGGATTGCCCGAAAGCAGTTTTTACAAACTATTGGTTTCGGATTGATCGCTTTGTTTACGACAGTAAGTTTGGGAATTGTGATTGAAAATTTTCATGAAGAGAAAAATCACGAAACACATTATAGCACTATAACTGCGATTGAAAATGTACAAATTCGCATTCGTGAAGTTTTAAAATCAAACACGTATTACAATCGGTATGTTGCAGAAATCTTAAAAATTAACAACAAAGAAACTTCTGGAAAAATACTTTTACACATTCAAAAAGATAATATTTTCAAACCATTACGCGTTGACGCGATTTTGTATACAGAGATACTTCCCAAAGAAGTGAAACCTTCCTTAAATCCTTCCAATTTTGATTATAAAGCGTATTTGAATGATCGGTATATTTATTCTCAATTGTATTTGAAAACAGATGAATTTATCGTTTCTAAAACGTTTCCAAAAACAGTGTTTGGGTATGCAGATGCGATTCGCACAAAAATTCATCACAACTTATTGAAAACTGGTTTTAAGGCAGATGAGTTAGCCGTTTTGGAAGCACTTTTGTTAGGACAGCGACAACAAATTTCGAAAGAATTACAATCAAATTATGCAAATGCTGGTGCAATTCACATTTTAGCAATTTCAGGTTTACACATTGGAATTTTAGTATTATTGTTACAATTTTTATTAAATCCGTTGAGTCGTTTTAGATATGGAAAACTTCTGAAATTACTCCTAATGGTTTGCATTTTGTGGAGTTTTGCATTTTTATCAGGTTTGTCAGCTTCCGTAGTTCGCGCAGTTACGATGTTTTCAATATTAGTGGTTG from Kordia antarctica encodes the following:
- a CDS encoding vitamin K epoxide reductase family protein; translated protein: MEQIILSLLASNSYLDIDRERLNLQLLSHPEYPSLKSITDTLDYFEIENLAATVPKEALSQMPTAFLALINSGEGDEVVLTEKKRGMIQITNSDEKKEKITEEVFTERWTGTIIAVEALEKTVNTKSIETALPYFIVAAVASTNVILNFSLPYLLYTALTLIGLYISVLIIREDLGIKSKAVAKVCGAISKNSTCGDVITTKGNKLFGIISLSDASFVFFAGLFLILSSIGFHQSTLLGLSLAGIPIVLYAIYRQGVVLKQWCALCLLIAGILVLQTALLASTFSYNWVVSSSYIAKAVGLFLLVYIAWLYCKSYWESHEKLATTETNFLKFKRNPELFKTMLQEKSVLNTNVIPQQSSIVFGNPNGSIKLQGVTNPLCGFCTAAFESYDKLLNTYGDDIRLEFIFNVPDDAKNKSTQIVSRLVDLYLDDPKKSYTALKEWFSNRDIDKWHKNFGHSENTEVSKVLETHREWCNINDVHYTPASILNDNFFPQTYEIKDLPLFIQDIILESQQGSEETM
- a CDS encoding SPFH domain-containing protein, producing MVSFFSCKLISEEEILVKPFEIGIYFDDSAGKMTVLNSGKHNIPRSASLFIYSLEDVYVKENIQALTKDKKQIACKVNYRYNLNSKAIRKLHVEVGPNFNERLVLPKIRSVIRKLCSAHDFVDIEASEIEKAITSMFKNDVEYSELIKTISFKLKIKLYKN
- a CDS encoding DNA/RNA non-specific endonuclease, which gives rise to MKRNKIYPLLVLLIGAAFIVYEKYGENQKENTYNPNVEIHGTKSQTTDSAPKKLTNNYYLPSSTTGQIVHHEGYSLSYDEAFEQAEWVAYELKKNQIVYTDFKRPYFEQDNAVTTESAHWRNYKKSGYDRGHLCPAADRKYSKSAFTETFLTSNISPQEHEFNAGVWNRLEQKVRYWAKKYNGVYVVTGGILENNLHTIGSEDVAVPNYFYKILLDNSGGQTKMIAFLMPHKESNKPLYEFVVSVDEIEKRTGIDFFPALDDSKENKLEASTTYKQWSFR
- a CDS encoding ABC transporter permease, which produces MSKNSNSLTQLALQKFKKNFWGVLSFCFIAICAFIVIFAYLFTPDDTKNANQMHLSIHSKRPGFSVQMLTIPSTDKEEESFVSSLFFGKENTATEIPIANYKIANNALFITEYSDVVVAGIEKEIPLTSFPTLTQASEIPTQYIQQKTFRLGTDKYGRDVLSRMLIGMRISFTIGFVAVFISLLIGISLGALAGYFEGRIDAIIMWIINVTWSIPTLLLVIAITLALGKGFWQVFIAVGLTMWVEVARIVRGQVLSVKRMQYVTAARALGYHDFRIIIKHILPNIMAPVIVISAANFAAAILIESGLSFLGIGAQPPMPSWGAMIKDHYSYIILGKPYLAIIPGIAIMSLVMAFMLIGNALRDALDVKN
- a CDS encoding carboxy terminal-processing peptidase, with product MKRNKIYLVALLVFAMVSCGFAKKSFDDPEQDKTLVDLISYVLGRWHFEPQEINDEFSENVYNDFINAVDPMRRYFLAADLEEFSQYKDKIDDEIKEPGVQFFSTVHKRLLERMEESKTYQKELLTKPFDFTEDETISRDYKKLAFAKDVAELKERWRKELKFSTLANYDIKLEVDKNKKKEDASHVLKDDVTLEKEARESTGKTYVEFYDLMDDLERKDWFSIYINTIVEEFDPHTSYLAPQDKDRFDMSMSGTLEGIGARLQKRTEGAKIFEVISGGPAWRSKKLEAGDVILKVAQDGEESVDIVGMRLDDAVKLIKGPKGTLVSLTVKKVDGSIEVITIKRDLVEIEETYAKSAVVKKGDRTFGVINLPKFYVNFEDYNKRNAASDVKKEIERLKEQGMEGLVIDLRNNGGGSLKTVVDMAGFFIKDGPVVQVKSSTDGKEVLNDEDSRIQWDGPLVILVNELSASASEILAAALQDYKRAVVIGSKQTYGKGTVQNIVDLNRFVRGGDGNVGALKMTTQKFYRINGGSTQLEGVKSDVVVVDKYSFIDIGEKDQENPLPWDQIEPAEYEIWDGYIDYEKTISRSKERMADNAQLKLIEENAKWIKKRRDENEYPLNYAVYKKKADEDEEYAKRFKALSDYNTQLTFTSLPYEELLMKKDSTLKDKREAWHEELSKDVYVEEAINVLGDIQINNIKKKKRTIVKG
- the surE gene encoding 5'/3'-nucleotidase SurE — protein: MKDRPLILVTNDDGITAPGLRALIEVMNELGDVFVVAPDSPQSGTGHAITSNATIYCTAITIDEGDQIEYSSSGTPVDCVKLAVNEILNRKPDICVSGINHGSNSSINVIYSGTMSAAVEAGIEGIPAIGFSLLDYDWEANFEATKKYVKKITQKVLDHGLPEGVVLNVNFPKLKEKDIKGIRICRQAKAYWEEDFDKRTNPNGKQYYWLSGKFVNKDKGQDTDEWALANGYVSLVPVMFDLTAHHAIQKLNSLGFNEK
- the lpxB gene encoding lipid-A-disaccharide synthase, translating into MKYYIIAGEASGDLHGSNLMKAIAKQDSNADFRFWGGDLMQEVGGILVKHYKERAIMGFIEVIMNLRKVLGMISFCKKDIKQYQPAVVIFIDNSGFNLRIAKWAKTEGFKTNYYISPQVWASRASRVESIKRDVDEMFVILPFEKEFYKKYDYDVHFVGHPLLDAIADRKPSDPKKFKAAFGLDERPIIALLPGSRKQEITKMLSVMLSVVEDFSKYQFVIAGAPSQEQSFYETFTKKSAVHFVSNRTYDLLSVSHAALVTSGTATLETALYKVPQVVCYKGSAISYQIIKRIITLKYISLVNLILDKEVVTELIQSDFNTKRLTSELHKILDEATRVKLFTDYFALEQKLGGKGASENVAKLICKAIM
- a CDS encoding C40 family peptidase; its protein translation is MIRKFLLLLLSVFIVSCGSSKKTSSKRTVYKKTTSAKTTSRKDTKKTFDKANAIVKTAKAYKGTRYKYGGTTKKGMDCSGLTYVAFKANQVQLPRVSYQQATRGKRIKLSAVKKGDLLFFKTNKNRKRINHVGLVVAHKRGIITFIHSTTSRGVLISSLDERYWKNAFTEARRVL